The Oscillatoria acuminata PCC 6304 genomic interval GCGCAACATTGCTGGAGAAATCACTGTGGTGCGTCGCCAATCTTCCGTTAAGATAGCATCGGATTGTAAATCTAGGGTAAAATAGGTGCGCTTGTCTTGCCACTGCTGATTCTTGGTTCCAAAAATATTGTTCCAAGTTTGCCACCGTTGGCGCAATTGCTGATTAAACTTCGTCACCCGTTCGTTAAGATTATTCTTAACTTGACTGGCCGTGGCTTCTATCTTCACGGCTTCCATCTTCACTTTACCCAATCCTCGCGACGTTGCACCCCCCAATCGAAAATTGTGATCTTTAATGAACAGGATTAGCGACTGGGCTAAAGCATCATCTTCAACGTAAATATTACTGCGATAGAGAGTGGGTTCGTTCTCTTTCCCTTGGGTTTCGTTGAGAACTTCAATGCTGTACAATATCTGCTCTTGAGCCGTAGCACGACGGCGATTAATTCCCACACGGGTCAGCAGACGTTTGGTTACAAAATGGATTTTATACTCCCCTTCTTTCTCACTAAAAAATTTGCTATAGGGTTCCACTCGACCTTCATTATCCGCCGGGTCGTTGGGGTCGTAGGGATGATCAAATTGTTCGGCACAGAAGCGGTCAATTAAGGTATCAAAAACGCCATTGCCTTTTGGTTTAAACCCTGGTTTAGTTTTGGAACTCACTGCCGTAGTGGGTATCACCAGGACTTCCGTATCGCGATCGCCAGGATAGGCATTGTGAAAAATAGCCGCGCGATCGCCTAAAAATAAGGTTTGAAAATCGCCTCCCTCCTGACTTAAATCTTCATTTTCCCGTCCCGACTGTTGCAGCAACGCCGAGGCGACTGCACCCCGAATCACCGAACCGGGAATATAATCACTCGCTTCACTCACTGAACCCGGTTTTTTGACGCCGATCGCCAAGGGTGACTCAGCGGTAATAGTTAGCTCAATCTTGTTCATTATTTCCCTTTAAGTAACAGTTTCGACCAAATTTCATCCTCAATCTTAATGTCCTTTGGATATTTCCAAGTCAACCACCCTAATCCTGCCGATTTACTCCCCCCTAAAGCATTAATATGCCGCAATGCTGCCAAAATCAGCGCTTTAGCATAATCGGGACAATTGGGTTGAAAATGAAGGCTTCCCTTAAACTTTAACTGAGCATTAGGAGGAGAGGTTTCCAGAAAGTAGAGTTTTTTGTCCTCGGCGGTTTGCCGACGGCGATTAATCGTAACGCCGGGACGCAAGACTTCCGGCAGATTTTCTGGATCTTCAGCGCAAATCAAATCATCGACTACAATTCGCGAAGCTAACGCCGGGTTACCAAACATTTGGCAAATTAAACAATGATGCTGATGATCAGGCTCAATCCCATCATAGGATCGATTAAACTTCGCTTTTTCTTGGTCCGAAAATCCCGCAAGTTGGGGACACATCGTTTCCGCCGTCGGAGATTCGCAAATGGGCCAATCTAATCCCCTCGCTAATTTTTCGCATTCGTGGCGCAATCGTCCTTTCAATTGCGAACCGGGAATCAATAATTTCCCATCCGCCATCCGCACGATTGGTTTATCGGCTAAGGAGCCTGTTGACCCCCCTGCACCGACACATAATGCGGTATCAATAATCGCCGTTAAAGATAGGGTTTCTACTGGATTTTTCAGCCAATCTTGTAAATTAATCATTGGGGAATGTCCTCCAGGTTAGAGGTTGTATTAGCAGGTGCAAAATCTGTTTCTGGTTTGATAAAGAAACAGAGGTCAACCATCTCCCTCCATATAGTTTCGTAAGTGGATTTAAGATTTTTGAGGATTTCATACTGTAAATGATGTTGTTCTGAGTTTATCGCCTCGATTACTATCAACCATATTACATTTCGCAGCATTTCATTAACATCAGATATCCAAGGGGCAAGGTTGCCATTATTAGTTTTGGCTTCACACCATGCTTTTTCAAACTCATCGATTAGCTTGGGTTGGTTTTCAGGTTTTAATCGGATGCGAAAATACCGATAGTTAAGAACAGCGGTTTGTTTACCTTTATCTAATAAGCTGCGAATTTGGTAAAGTTGCGATCGGGGAAACTCTGATTTTTCTAACTCCTTAATCGTGTTTAATAAACCACCTAGTTCGTGTAAAGTGTAAGGAGCGCCATATAATTTCAGAGTCGCACGGCCTTTTTGCGTTTTTGTTAATCCTTCCTGTCGGAAAGATTCAACGTTAGATGAAATCATGGTCACAGATTTTAACGGCAAAAAGTCAACTGTACCACCATGATAGTTATAGAAAGGATTGTTCTTGAATTCTTTGGCTTTTTTCTTGGCAGATTTCAGTAATTGAGTAGTCAAATTCTCCGCATAGTAAATTGGAGTGTTGTACGAAGTAATTAAGACGCCTGTGGACATACTCAATTTGCAGCAAGATGGTTCTGCATTTTTTCCATAATAACGATGACAGTTAACTGAATTTGCAGATTTACTCGGTTCCAGTTTATAAACTTGGTGTTTGCCAATAAGAATTTTTTCAAACTCTTCCCCAATTGTCTTAGCAATAGCCAGCGCTTTATTCGCGGGTACGATTAGCATCACATCATCCCCGCCAATGGCAATAATCTCAAACGGATGAATCCAGGTTCCTTCGCGATGCTTTGAATCCGCATTGGTTAAGTTTTCCAACTCGTAAGGGTTGAGGTGTTCCCTTAATGCCAGAAAAACCGATTTTTTTGTGGCCTCAAAAATATCCTGGCTAAACTCAGCATATTCTTGGGGAGTTTGAATTTTCTGGATATATCCCCC includes:
- a CDS encoding RAMP superfamily CRISPR-associated protein, producing the protein MINLQDWLKNPVETLSLTAIIDTALCVGAGGSTGSLADKPIVRMADGKLLIPGSQLKGRLRHECEKLARGLDWPICESPTAETMCPQLAGFSDQEKAKFNRSYDGIEPDHQHHCLICQMFGNPALASRIVVDDLICAEDPENLPEVLRPGVTINRRRQTAEDKKLYFLETSPPNAQLKFKGSLHFQPNCPDYAKALILAALRHINALGGSKSAGLGWLTWKYPKDIKIEDEIWSKLLLKGK
- the csx10 gene encoding type III-D CRISPR-associated RAMP protein Csx10, coding for MNKIELTITAESPLAIGVKKPGSVSEASDYIPGSVIRGAVASALLQQSGRENEDLSQEGGDFQTLFLGDRAAIFHNAYPGDRDTEVLVIPTTAVSSKTKPGFKPKGNGVFDTLIDRFCAEQFDHPYDPNDPADNEGRVEPYSKFFSEKEGEYKIHFVTKRLLTRVGINRRRATAQEQILYSIEVLNETQGKENEPTLYRSNIYVEDDALAQSLILFIKDHNFRLGGATSRGLGKVKMEAVKIEATASQVKNNLNERVTKFNQQLRQRWQTWNNIFGTKNQQWQDKRTYFTLDLQSDAILTEDWRRTTVISPAMLRDFAGVEDPSLELCVAYSSYDYRSGWNSAWGRMKDIELITNKGGVYLFSTENPKLWEPALSKLEVSGVGDRTSEGFGQVLVCNPFHQVFRENAV